CTGGGAGCAGAACGTATTGTTGCAGGCAGTGCAGCTGCTACGGATACTGAACTGGTTAAAAACTGGCTGAGGGAATTCGGGCCAGATAAAATAGTGGTGGGTGCCGATATCAGGGATTTCAAAATTGCCGTGCATGGCTGGTCAGATACAAGCGACTGGAATCTGAATGATTTTCTGGCTTTCTGGCTGAAGGAAGGAGCAAAATACTTTCTGTGCACCGATATATCGCGCGACGGTCTTTTGAAAGGCCCTGCCGTGGATTTATACAAACAGTTAAAAAAACAGTTTCCTGAAGCTTTTCTGATTGCCAGCGGAGGCGTAGCCTGCTATGACGACCTGGTTGAACTGCAAAAGGCCGGCGTCGATGCGGCGATCATAGGCAAAGCCTTCTATGAAGGAAAGATTTCACTGAACGAAATGCAAACATTCATTGCACATGCTAGCTAAACGTATTATCCCCTGCCTTGATGTGAAAGACGGTAAGACCGTCAAGGGTGTTAAATTTCTGAATATTCAGGAGGCCGGTGACCCGGTGGAACTCGGCAGCCGGTATTCCGAGCAGGGAGCCGATGAACTGGTTTACCTCGATATTACTGCCAGCCATGAAGGTCGTAAGCTGTTTCATGACCTGGTGCGCCGTATTGCCCGCCACCTGAATATACCTTTTACGGTAGGTGGCGGTATTTCTGAACTGTCCGATGCCGAAGCCCTGCTGATGGCAGGAGCCGACAAAATATCCATAAATACTTCGGCTGTGCTGAACCCCGGATTGATTACTTCCCTGGCTCAAAATTTCGGAACCCAGTTTGTAGTTGTAGCTATAGATGCCCTTTT
The DNA window shown above is from Bacteroidales bacterium and carries:
- a CDS encoding 1-(5-phosphoribosyl)-5-[(5-phosphoribosylamino)methylideneamino]imidazole-4-carboxamide isomerase → LGAERIVAGSAAATDTELVKNWLREFGPDKIVVGADIRDFKIAVHGWSDTSDWNLNDFLAFWLKEGAKYFLCTDISRDGLLKGPAVDLYKQLKKQFPEAFLIASGGVACYDDLVELQKAGVDAAIIGKAFYEGKISLNEMQTFIAHAS
- the hisF gene encoding imidazole glycerol phosphate synthase subunit HisF, translating into MLAKRIIPCLDVKDGKTVKGVKFLNIQEAGDPVELGSRYSEQGADELVYLDITASHEGRKLFHDLVRRIARHLNIPFTVGGGISELSDAEALLMAGADKISINTSAVLNPGLITSLAQNFGTQFVVVAIDALFENGQWTVYTHGGRKQTEKELFSWAREAQERGAGEILFTSMNHDGTKNGYAVEALAMLSGQLSIPVIASGGAGNMEHFAEVFTAGKADAALAASVFHYGEIPLPALKKYLAERNIPVRI